One window of the Populus nigra chromosome 4, ddPopNigr1.1, whole genome shotgun sequence genome contains the following:
- the LOC133691063 gene encoding uncharacterized protein LOC133691063 isoform X1 translates to MKTLQSAQEQSSTQVSQDSQSEQQNNHNIEPPVADSGSKSASSNDSRKVSRQDIELVQNLIERCLQLYMNRDEVVKTLLTRARIDPGFTTLVWQKLEEENADFFRAYYIRLKLKKQILLFNYLLEHQYHLMKYPVAPKVPLAPIQNGIHPMPVNNLPMGYPVLQQPPMATPGQPHLDSMGCGVSSCHVVNGVPAPGNFHPIRMNSGNDMVMENSATDTTHVVPPSSTISSLSEMPVSPTSVASSGHFPFTASDMAGMGVDTALDTTFTSDVASSVGLQLGPDGGAGNSRSLDQIQWNFSLSDLTADLSNLGDLGALGNYPGSPFLPSDSEILLDSPENEDIVEEFFVDSVPGPPSQSDEERS, encoded by the exons ATGAAGACCTTACAG AGTGCACAAGAACAGTCCTCCACCCAAGTTTCGCAGGATTCCCAAAGTGAGCAGCAGAATAATCACAATATAGAGCCGCCAGTAGCAGACTCTGGTTCAAAATCTGCCTCAAGCAATGATAGCAGAAAGGTTTCACGCCAAGATATTGAACTT GTCCAAAATTTAATAGAACGGTGCCTACAACTGTATATGAATAGAGATGAGGTTGTTAAAACCCTCTTGACTCGTGCAAGAATAGACCCTGGGTTTACAACACTAG TATGGCAGAAGCTGGAAGAAGAAAATGCTGATTTCTTCAGGGCCTATTACATTAGGCTGAAATTGAAGAAACAGATCCTcttgtttaattatttacttGAGCATCAATATCATCTAATGAAGTATCCAGTAGCTCCGAAAGTTCCTTTGGCTCCCATACAAAACGGGATTCACCCCATGCCTG TTAACAATCTACCCATGGGATACCCTGTCCTGCAACAACCCCCCATGGCTACTCCTGGTCAACCTCATCTTGATTCAATGGGCTGTGGAGTATCAAGCTGTCATGTGGTTAATGGAGTCCCTGCACCAGGAAATTTTCATCCTATTCGGATGAATTCTGGAAATGA TATGGTGATGGAAAACAGTGCAACTGACACAACTCATGTAGTGCCGCCAAGCAGTACCATTTCATCCCTGTCTGAGATGCCTGTGAGCCCTACATCAGTGGCGTCTAGTGGCCATTTTCCATTTACTGCATCTGACATGGCAGGAATGGGGGTAGACACAGCATTAGACACAACATTTACATCTGATGTGGCAAGCTCAGTAGGATTGCAGCTTGGACCAGATGGTGGGGCTGGGAATTCCAGATCATTGGATCAGATTCAATGGAATTTCAGCCTTTCTGATCTAACGGCAGATTTGTCAAACTTGGGAG ATTTAGGAGCTCTAGGAAACTATCCCGGTTCCCCCTTTCTGCCATCTGATTCAGAAATTTTGCTTGATTCTCCAGAGAATGAGGACATAG TTGAGGAGTTTTTTGTCGACTCTGTCCCAGGGCCACCATCCCAGTCAGATGAAGAGAGGTCCTAG
- the LOC133691063 gene encoding uncharacterized protein LOC133691063 isoform X2 — protein sequence MNRDEVVKTLLTRARIDPGFTTLVWQKLEEENADFFRAYYIRLKLKKQILLFNYLLEHQYHLMKYPVAPKVPLAPIQNGIHPMPVNNLPMGYPVLQQPPMATPGQPHLDSMGCGVSSCHVVNGVPAPGNFHPIRMNSGNDMVMENSATDTTHVVPPSSTISSLSEMPVSPTSVASSGHFPFTASDMAGMGVDTALDTTFTSDVASSVGLQLGPDGGAGNSRSLDQIQWNFSLSDLTADLSNLGDLGALGNYPGSPFLPSDSEILLDSPENEDIVEEFFVDSVPGPPSQSDEERS from the exons ATGAATAGAGATGAGGTTGTTAAAACCCTCTTGACTCGTGCAAGAATAGACCCTGGGTTTACAACACTAG TATGGCAGAAGCTGGAAGAAGAAAATGCTGATTTCTTCAGGGCCTATTACATTAGGCTGAAATTGAAGAAACAGATCCTcttgtttaattatttacttGAGCATCAATATCATCTAATGAAGTATCCAGTAGCTCCGAAAGTTCCTTTGGCTCCCATACAAAACGGGATTCACCCCATGCCTG TTAACAATCTACCCATGGGATACCCTGTCCTGCAACAACCCCCCATGGCTACTCCTGGTCAACCTCATCTTGATTCAATGGGCTGTGGAGTATCAAGCTGTCATGTGGTTAATGGAGTCCCTGCACCAGGAAATTTTCATCCTATTCGGATGAATTCTGGAAATGA TATGGTGATGGAAAACAGTGCAACTGACACAACTCATGTAGTGCCGCCAAGCAGTACCATTTCATCCCTGTCTGAGATGCCTGTGAGCCCTACATCAGTGGCGTCTAGTGGCCATTTTCCATTTACTGCATCTGACATGGCAGGAATGGGGGTAGACACAGCATTAGACACAACATTTACATCTGATGTGGCAAGCTCAGTAGGATTGCAGCTTGGACCAGATGGTGGGGCTGGGAATTCCAGATCATTGGATCAGATTCAATGGAATTTCAGCCTTTCTGATCTAACGGCAGATTTGTCAAACTTGGGAG ATTTAGGAGCTCTAGGAAACTATCCCGGTTCCCCCTTTCTGCCATCTGATTCAGAAATTTTGCTTGATTCTCCAGAGAATGAGGACATAG TTGAGGAGTTTTTTGTCGACTCTGTCCCAGGGCCACCATCCCAGTCAGATGAAGAGAGGTCCTAG
- the LOC133691167 gene encoding putative cyclic nucleotide-gated ion channel 13 isoform X1 codes for MNLKGDKFVRFQDWRSEKSFSSEQGYSIEDGFYARKVKPTFNAVWDNIRRGWEMGCERIRSLKKPLRFYPRGARSVKEQGPKKKILDPQGSFLQNWNKIFMLVCVLAVAIDPLFFYIPWVNGTDKDKCLDLDHKMEAAACVLRTFIDVVYILRIAFQFRTGFIAPSSRVFGRGELVEDPKVIAKKYLTSHFIVDILAILPLPQVVVIIILPSVDGPVSLAAKNLLEIVIFFQYIPRFVRIYPLFKEITRTSGILTETAWAGAVFNLFLYMLASHIIGAFWYLFSIEREDSCWSEVCKDRAGCDSTYWYCGNHRQENYTFLTESCPFIQPDQIQNSSVFNFGIFIDALDSGVVESTYFPRKFFYCFWWGLRNLRFGDICSLGQNLKTSTFIGEILFAIFISIAGLVLFALLIGNMQKYLESTTVRIEEMRVKRRDSEQWMSHRMLPDNLKERIRRHEQYKWQETRGVEERGLIRNLPKDLRRDINRHLCLDLIKKVPIFEKMDEHILDAVCDRLKATLYTKDSYIVREGDPVDEMLFIMRGTLLSVTTNGGRTGFFNAVSLKAGDFCGEGLLTWALDPQSSNLPISTRTVQALSEVEAFALEAEDLKTVASQFRRLHHKDIQHTFRLFSVQWRTWAACFIQAAWHRHCRRKQAKSLRQAEEKLQDALANEASTSPNLDVAIYASQFAANALRNLRQNGTHAARLAQRLSFLPQKPTEPDFSAQHHK; via the exons ATGAATCTCAAAGGAGATAAATTTGTCAG GTTTCAGGATTGGAGATCAGAGAAATCCTTCAGTTCAGAGCAGGGATACTCCATTGAAGATggattttatgcaagaaaagTCAAACCAACTTTCAATGCAGTTTGGGATAATATCCGAAGAGGGTGGGAGATGGGTTGCGAGAGGATTAGAAGCCTAAAGAAACCATTGAGATTCTATCCTAGGGGTGCTCGCTCAGTGAAAGAACAAGGACCTAAGAAGAAGATTCTTGATCCACAAGGTTCATTTCTCCAGAATTGGAACAAAATATTTATGCTTGTTTGCGTGCTTGCAGTGGCTATAGACCCCTTATTCTTTTACATCCCATGGGTTAATGGCACTGACAAAGACAAATGCCTTGATCTGGACCATAAGATGGAAGCTGCTGCTTGTGTTCTTCGTACATTCATTGATGTCGTATACATACTTCGCATAGCCTTTCAATTCCGCACTGGGTTCATAGCCCCTTCTTCTCGTGTATTTGGGAGGGGCGAGTTGGTTGAGGATCCTAAAGTTATCGCCAAAAAGTACCTTACATCTCACTTTATCGTTGATATTCTAGCAATCCTTCCACTTCCTCAG GTAGTGGTTATAATCATCCTTCCATCAGTTGATGGCCCGGTTTCATTGGCTGCAAAGAACTTGCTTGAGATTGTAATTTTCTTCCAATACATACCAAGATTTGTTCGAATCTATCCATTGTTCAAAGAAATAACTAGAACTTCTGGCATACTTACTGAAACAGCATGGGCGGGAGCTGTTTTCAACCTCTTTCTCTACATGCTAGCCAGTCAT ATAATTGGAGCCTTTTGGTACTTGTTCTCAATCGAACGAGAAGATTCATGCTGGAGTGAAGTGTGTAAGGACCGAGCAGGGTGTGATTCTACGTACTGGTATTGTGGAAATCATCGTCAAGAAAACTACACATTCCTGACTGAATCATGCCCTTTTATCCAACCTGATCAAATTCAAAACTCATCGGTCTTCAACTTTGGTATATTTATTGATGCTCTTGATTCTGGAGTGGTGGAATCAACTTATTTTCCGCGGAAATTCTTTTACTGCTTTTGGTGGGGTTTGCGCAATCTCAGGTTTGGGGATATATG CTCTCTTGGACAAAACCTTAAAACAAGCACCTTCATTGGAGAGATTCTCTTTGCCATCTTCATATCCATCGCTGGATTGGTTTTGTTTGCACTGCTTATTGGTAATATGCAG AAATATCTCGAATCCACAACTGTTAGAATAGAGGAAATGAGAGTGAAAAGGAGGGATTCAGAGCAGTGGATGTCCCACCGAATGCTCCCTGATAACCTGAAGGAACGAATTAGGCGGCATGAACAGTACAAATGGCAAGAAACCAGAGGAGTGGAAGAGCGGGGGCTAATTCGTAATCTTCCTAAAGATCTCAGGAGGGACATAAACCGCCATCTTTGCTTGGATCTGATCAAGAAA GTgccaatatttgaaaaaatggaTGAGCACATATTGGATGCAGTATGCGATCGTCTCAAGGCAACTCTTTACACCAAGGATAGTTACATTGTTCGAGAAGGGGACCCAGTTGACGAGATGCTATTTATCATGCGAGGTACTCTTTTAAGTGTGACCACAAATGGTGGAAGAACTGGTTTTTTCAATGCTGTCTCTCTCAAGGCTGGTGACTTCTGTGGAGAAGGGCTTCTTACATGGGCCCTAGATCCCCAATCCTCCAACCTCCCTATCTCAACTAGAACAGTACAAGCTCTGTCAGAGGTTGAGGCCTTTGCTTTGGAAGCTGAAGACTTGAAGACTGTAGCTTCCCAGTTTCGCCGATTACATCACAAGGATATCCAGCACACATTCAG GTTGTTCTCAGTGCAGTGGAGGACGTGGGCAGCATGCTTCATACAGGCAGCTTGGCATCGTCACTGTAGGAGGAAGCAGGCTAAAAGCTTACGTCAAGCAGAAGAAAAACTGCAAGATGCTTTGGCAAACGAGGCCAGTACTTCGCCAAACCTTGATGTTGCCATTTATGCATCACAGTTTGCTGCCAACGCATTAAGAAATCTGCGGCAGAATGGCACACACGCAGCTAGATTGGCGCAGAGATTGTCATTTCTGCCTCAAAAACCAACAGAGCCGGACTTTTCCGCTCAACATCACAAGTAA
- the LOC133691167 gene encoding cyclic nucleotide-gated ion channel 1-like isoform X4 translates to MNLKGDKFVRFQDWRSEKSFSSEQGYSIEDGFYARKVKPTFNAVWDNIRRGWEMGCERIRSLKKPLRFYPRGARSVKEQGPKKKILDPQGSFLQNWNKIFMLVCVLAVAIDPLFFYIPWVNGTDKDKCLDLDHKMEAAACVLRTFIDVVYILRIAFQFRTGFIAPSSRVFGRGELVEDPKVIAKKYLTSHFIVDILAILPLPQVVVIIILPSVDGPVSLAAKNLLEIVIFFQYIPRFVRIYPLFKEITRTSGILTETAWAGAVFNLFLYMLASHIIGAFWYLFSIEREDSCWSEVCKDRAGCDSTYWYCGNHRQENYTFLTESCPFIQPDQIQNSSVFNFGIFIDALDSGVVESTYFPRKFFYCFWWGLRNLRFGDICSLGQNLKTSTFIGEILFAIFISIAGLVLFALLIGNMQKYLESTTVRIEEMRVKRRDSEQWMSHRMLPDNLKERIRRHEQYKWQETRGVEERGLIRNLPKDLRRDINRHLCLDLIKKVPIFEKMDEHILDAVCDRLKATLYTKDSYIVREGDPVDEMLFIMRGTLLSVTTNGGRTGFFNAVSLKAGDFCGEGLLTWALDPQSSNLPISTRTVQALSEVEAFALEAEDLKTVASQFRRLHHKDIQHTFRA, encoded by the exons ATGAATCTCAAAGGAGATAAATTTGTCAG GTTTCAGGATTGGAGATCAGAGAAATCCTTCAGTTCAGAGCAGGGATACTCCATTGAAGATggattttatgcaagaaaagTCAAACCAACTTTCAATGCAGTTTGGGATAATATCCGAAGAGGGTGGGAGATGGGTTGCGAGAGGATTAGAAGCCTAAAGAAACCATTGAGATTCTATCCTAGGGGTGCTCGCTCAGTGAAAGAACAAGGACCTAAGAAGAAGATTCTTGATCCACAAGGTTCATTTCTCCAGAATTGGAACAAAATATTTATGCTTGTTTGCGTGCTTGCAGTGGCTATAGACCCCTTATTCTTTTACATCCCATGGGTTAATGGCACTGACAAAGACAAATGCCTTGATCTGGACCATAAGATGGAAGCTGCTGCTTGTGTTCTTCGTACATTCATTGATGTCGTATACATACTTCGCATAGCCTTTCAATTCCGCACTGGGTTCATAGCCCCTTCTTCTCGTGTATTTGGGAGGGGCGAGTTGGTTGAGGATCCTAAAGTTATCGCCAAAAAGTACCTTACATCTCACTTTATCGTTGATATTCTAGCAATCCTTCCACTTCCTCAG GTAGTGGTTATAATCATCCTTCCATCAGTTGATGGCCCGGTTTCATTGGCTGCAAAGAACTTGCTTGAGATTGTAATTTTCTTCCAATACATACCAAGATTTGTTCGAATCTATCCATTGTTCAAAGAAATAACTAGAACTTCTGGCATACTTACTGAAACAGCATGGGCGGGAGCTGTTTTCAACCTCTTTCTCTACATGCTAGCCAGTCAT ATAATTGGAGCCTTTTGGTACTTGTTCTCAATCGAACGAGAAGATTCATGCTGGAGTGAAGTGTGTAAGGACCGAGCAGGGTGTGATTCTACGTACTGGTATTGTGGAAATCATCGTCAAGAAAACTACACATTCCTGACTGAATCATGCCCTTTTATCCAACCTGATCAAATTCAAAACTCATCGGTCTTCAACTTTGGTATATTTATTGATGCTCTTGATTCTGGAGTGGTGGAATCAACTTATTTTCCGCGGAAATTCTTTTACTGCTTTTGGTGGGGTTTGCGCAATCTCAGGTTTGGGGATATATG CTCTCTTGGACAAAACCTTAAAACAAGCACCTTCATTGGAGAGATTCTCTTTGCCATCTTCATATCCATCGCTGGATTGGTTTTGTTTGCACTGCTTATTGGTAATATGCAG AAATATCTCGAATCCACAACTGTTAGAATAGAGGAAATGAGAGTGAAAAGGAGGGATTCAGAGCAGTGGATGTCCCACCGAATGCTCCCTGATAACCTGAAGGAACGAATTAGGCGGCATGAACAGTACAAATGGCAAGAAACCAGAGGAGTGGAAGAGCGGGGGCTAATTCGTAATCTTCCTAAAGATCTCAGGAGGGACATAAACCGCCATCTTTGCTTGGATCTGATCAAGAAA GTgccaatatttgaaaaaatggaTGAGCACATATTGGATGCAGTATGCGATCGTCTCAAGGCAACTCTTTACACCAAGGATAGTTACATTGTTCGAGAAGGGGACCCAGTTGACGAGATGCTATTTATCATGCGAGGTACTCTTTTAAGTGTGACCACAAATGGTGGAAGAACTGGTTTTTTCAATGCTGTCTCTCTCAAGGCTGGTGACTTCTGTGGAGAAGGGCTTCTTACATGGGCCCTAGATCCCCAATCCTCCAACCTCCCTATCTCAACTAGAACAGTACAAGCTCTGTCAGAGGTTGAGGCCTTTGCTTTGGAAGCTGAAGACTTGAAGACTGTAGCTTCCCAGTTTCGCCGATTACATCACAAGGATATCCAGCACACATTCAG GGCCTGA
- the LOC133691167 gene encoding putative cyclic nucleotide-gated ion channel 13 isoform X2 codes for MNLKGDKFVRFQDWRSEKSFSSEQGYSIEDGFYARKVKPTFNAVWDNIRRGWEMGCERIRSLKKPLRFYPRGARSVKEQGPKKKILDPQGSFLQNWNKIFMLVCVLAVAIDPLFFYIPWVNGTDKDKCLDLDHKMEAAACVLRTFIDVVYILRIAFQFRTGFIAPSSRVFGRGELVEDPKVIAKKYLTSHFIVDILAILPLPQVVVIIILPSVDGPVSLAAKNLLEIVIFFQYIPRFVRIYPLFKEITRTSGILTETAWAGAVFNLFLYMLASHIIGAFWYLFSIEREDSCWSEVCKDRAGCDSTYWYCGNHRQENYTFLTESCPFIQPDQIQNSSVFNFGIFIDALDSGVVESTYFPRKFFYCFWWGLRNLSSLGQNLKTSTFIGEILFAIFISIAGLVLFALLIGNMQKYLESTTVRIEEMRVKRRDSEQWMSHRMLPDNLKERIRRHEQYKWQETRGVEERGLIRNLPKDLRRDINRHLCLDLIKKVPIFEKMDEHILDAVCDRLKATLYTKDSYIVREGDPVDEMLFIMRGTLLSVTTNGGRTGFFNAVSLKAGDFCGEGLLTWALDPQSSNLPISTRTVQALSEVEAFALEAEDLKTVASQFRRLHHKDIQHTFRLFSVQWRTWAACFIQAAWHRHCRRKQAKSLRQAEEKLQDALANEASTSPNLDVAIYASQFAANALRNLRQNGTHAARLAQRLSFLPQKPTEPDFSAQHHK; via the exons ATGAATCTCAAAGGAGATAAATTTGTCAG GTTTCAGGATTGGAGATCAGAGAAATCCTTCAGTTCAGAGCAGGGATACTCCATTGAAGATggattttatgcaagaaaagTCAAACCAACTTTCAATGCAGTTTGGGATAATATCCGAAGAGGGTGGGAGATGGGTTGCGAGAGGATTAGAAGCCTAAAGAAACCATTGAGATTCTATCCTAGGGGTGCTCGCTCAGTGAAAGAACAAGGACCTAAGAAGAAGATTCTTGATCCACAAGGTTCATTTCTCCAGAATTGGAACAAAATATTTATGCTTGTTTGCGTGCTTGCAGTGGCTATAGACCCCTTATTCTTTTACATCCCATGGGTTAATGGCACTGACAAAGACAAATGCCTTGATCTGGACCATAAGATGGAAGCTGCTGCTTGTGTTCTTCGTACATTCATTGATGTCGTATACATACTTCGCATAGCCTTTCAATTCCGCACTGGGTTCATAGCCCCTTCTTCTCGTGTATTTGGGAGGGGCGAGTTGGTTGAGGATCCTAAAGTTATCGCCAAAAAGTACCTTACATCTCACTTTATCGTTGATATTCTAGCAATCCTTCCACTTCCTCAG GTAGTGGTTATAATCATCCTTCCATCAGTTGATGGCCCGGTTTCATTGGCTGCAAAGAACTTGCTTGAGATTGTAATTTTCTTCCAATACATACCAAGATTTGTTCGAATCTATCCATTGTTCAAAGAAATAACTAGAACTTCTGGCATACTTACTGAAACAGCATGGGCGGGAGCTGTTTTCAACCTCTTTCTCTACATGCTAGCCAGTCAT ATAATTGGAGCCTTTTGGTACTTGTTCTCAATCGAACGAGAAGATTCATGCTGGAGTGAAGTGTGTAAGGACCGAGCAGGGTGTGATTCTACGTACTGGTATTGTGGAAATCATCGTCAAGAAAACTACACATTCCTGACTGAATCATGCCCTTTTATCCAACCTGATCAAATTCAAAACTCATCGGTCTTCAACTTTGGTATATTTATTGATGCTCTTGATTCTGGAGTGGTGGAATCAACTTATTTTCCGCGGAAATTCTTTTACTGCTTTTGGTGGGGTTTGCGCAATCTCAG CTCTCTTGGACAAAACCTTAAAACAAGCACCTTCATTGGAGAGATTCTCTTTGCCATCTTCATATCCATCGCTGGATTGGTTTTGTTTGCACTGCTTATTGGTAATATGCAG AAATATCTCGAATCCACAACTGTTAGAATAGAGGAAATGAGAGTGAAAAGGAGGGATTCAGAGCAGTGGATGTCCCACCGAATGCTCCCTGATAACCTGAAGGAACGAATTAGGCGGCATGAACAGTACAAATGGCAAGAAACCAGAGGAGTGGAAGAGCGGGGGCTAATTCGTAATCTTCCTAAAGATCTCAGGAGGGACATAAACCGCCATCTTTGCTTGGATCTGATCAAGAAA GTgccaatatttgaaaaaatggaTGAGCACATATTGGATGCAGTATGCGATCGTCTCAAGGCAACTCTTTACACCAAGGATAGTTACATTGTTCGAGAAGGGGACCCAGTTGACGAGATGCTATTTATCATGCGAGGTACTCTTTTAAGTGTGACCACAAATGGTGGAAGAACTGGTTTTTTCAATGCTGTCTCTCTCAAGGCTGGTGACTTCTGTGGAGAAGGGCTTCTTACATGGGCCCTAGATCCCCAATCCTCCAACCTCCCTATCTCAACTAGAACAGTACAAGCTCTGTCAGAGGTTGAGGCCTTTGCTTTGGAAGCTGAAGACTTGAAGACTGTAGCTTCCCAGTTTCGCCGATTACATCACAAGGATATCCAGCACACATTCAG GTTGTTCTCAGTGCAGTGGAGGACGTGGGCAGCATGCTTCATACAGGCAGCTTGGCATCGTCACTGTAGGAGGAAGCAGGCTAAAAGCTTACGTCAAGCAGAAGAAAAACTGCAAGATGCTTTGGCAAACGAGGCCAGTACTTCGCCAAACCTTGATGTTGCCATTTATGCATCACAGTTTGCTGCCAACGCATTAAGAAATCTGCGGCAGAATGGCACACACGCAGCTAGATTGGCGCAGAGATTGTCATTTCTGCCTCAAAAACCAACAGAGCCGGACTTTTCCGCTCAACATCACAAGTAA
- the LOC133691167 gene encoding probable cyclic nucleotide-gated ion channel 10 isoform X3, giving the protein MGCERIRSLKKPLRFYPRGARSVKEQGPKKKILDPQGSFLQNWNKIFMLVCVLAVAIDPLFFYIPWVNGTDKDKCLDLDHKMEAAACVLRTFIDVVYILRIAFQFRTGFIAPSSRVFGRGELVEDPKVIAKKYLTSHFIVDILAILPLPQVVVIIILPSVDGPVSLAAKNLLEIVIFFQYIPRFVRIYPLFKEITRTSGILTETAWAGAVFNLFLYMLASHIIGAFWYLFSIEREDSCWSEVCKDRAGCDSTYWYCGNHRQENYTFLTESCPFIQPDQIQNSSVFNFGIFIDALDSGVVESTYFPRKFFYCFWWGLRNLRFGDICSLGQNLKTSTFIGEILFAIFISIAGLVLFALLIGNMQKYLESTTVRIEEMRVKRRDSEQWMSHRMLPDNLKERIRRHEQYKWQETRGVEERGLIRNLPKDLRRDINRHLCLDLIKKVPIFEKMDEHILDAVCDRLKATLYTKDSYIVREGDPVDEMLFIMRGTLLSVTTNGGRTGFFNAVSLKAGDFCGEGLLTWALDPQSSNLPISTRTVQALSEVEAFALEAEDLKTVASQFRRLHHKDIQHTFRLFSVQWRTWAACFIQAAWHRHCRRKQAKSLRQAEEKLQDALANEASTSPNLDVAIYASQFAANALRNLRQNGTHAARLAQRLSFLPQKPTEPDFSAQHHK; this is encoded by the exons ATGGGTTGCGAGAGGATTAGAAGCCTAAAGAAACCATTGAGATTCTATCCTAGGGGTGCTCGCTCAGTGAAAGAACAAGGACCTAAGAAGAAGATTCTTGATCCACAAGGTTCATTTCTCCAGAATTGGAACAAAATATTTATGCTTGTTTGCGTGCTTGCAGTGGCTATAGACCCCTTATTCTTTTACATCCCATGGGTTAATGGCACTGACAAAGACAAATGCCTTGATCTGGACCATAAGATGGAAGCTGCTGCTTGTGTTCTTCGTACATTCATTGATGTCGTATACATACTTCGCATAGCCTTTCAATTCCGCACTGGGTTCATAGCCCCTTCTTCTCGTGTATTTGGGAGGGGCGAGTTGGTTGAGGATCCTAAAGTTATCGCCAAAAAGTACCTTACATCTCACTTTATCGTTGATATTCTAGCAATCCTTCCACTTCCTCAG GTAGTGGTTATAATCATCCTTCCATCAGTTGATGGCCCGGTTTCATTGGCTGCAAAGAACTTGCTTGAGATTGTAATTTTCTTCCAATACATACCAAGATTTGTTCGAATCTATCCATTGTTCAAAGAAATAACTAGAACTTCTGGCATACTTACTGAAACAGCATGGGCGGGAGCTGTTTTCAACCTCTTTCTCTACATGCTAGCCAGTCAT ATAATTGGAGCCTTTTGGTACTTGTTCTCAATCGAACGAGAAGATTCATGCTGGAGTGAAGTGTGTAAGGACCGAGCAGGGTGTGATTCTACGTACTGGTATTGTGGAAATCATCGTCAAGAAAACTACACATTCCTGACTGAATCATGCCCTTTTATCCAACCTGATCAAATTCAAAACTCATCGGTCTTCAACTTTGGTATATTTATTGATGCTCTTGATTCTGGAGTGGTGGAATCAACTTATTTTCCGCGGAAATTCTTTTACTGCTTTTGGTGGGGTTTGCGCAATCTCAGGTTTGGGGATATATG CTCTCTTGGACAAAACCTTAAAACAAGCACCTTCATTGGAGAGATTCTCTTTGCCATCTTCATATCCATCGCTGGATTGGTTTTGTTTGCACTGCTTATTGGTAATATGCAG AAATATCTCGAATCCACAACTGTTAGAATAGAGGAAATGAGAGTGAAAAGGAGGGATTCAGAGCAGTGGATGTCCCACCGAATGCTCCCTGATAACCTGAAGGAACGAATTAGGCGGCATGAACAGTACAAATGGCAAGAAACCAGAGGAGTGGAAGAGCGGGGGCTAATTCGTAATCTTCCTAAAGATCTCAGGAGGGACATAAACCGCCATCTTTGCTTGGATCTGATCAAGAAA GTgccaatatttgaaaaaatggaTGAGCACATATTGGATGCAGTATGCGATCGTCTCAAGGCAACTCTTTACACCAAGGATAGTTACATTGTTCGAGAAGGGGACCCAGTTGACGAGATGCTATTTATCATGCGAGGTACTCTTTTAAGTGTGACCACAAATGGTGGAAGAACTGGTTTTTTCAATGCTGTCTCTCTCAAGGCTGGTGACTTCTGTGGAGAAGGGCTTCTTACATGGGCCCTAGATCCCCAATCCTCCAACCTCCCTATCTCAACTAGAACAGTACAAGCTCTGTCAGAGGTTGAGGCCTTTGCTTTGGAAGCTGAAGACTTGAAGACTGTAGCTTCCCAGTTTCGCCGATTACATCACAAGGATATCCAGCACACATTCAG GTTGTTCTCAGTGCAGTGGAGGACGTGGGCAGCATGCTTCATACAGGCAGCTTGGCATCGTCACTGTAGGAGGAAGCAGGCTAAAAGCTTACGTCAAGCAGAAGAAAAACTGCAAGATGCTTTGGCAAACGAGGCCAGTACTTCGCCAAACCTTGATGTTGCCATTTATGCATCACAGTTTGCTGCCAACGCATTAAGAAATCTGCGGCAGAATGGCACACACGCAGCTAGATTGGCGCAGAGATTGTCATTTCTGCCTCAAAAACCAACAGAGCCGGACTTTTCCGCTCAACATCACAAGTAA